A single window of Pungitius pungitius chromosome 20, fPunPun2.1, whole genome shotgun sequence DNA harbors:
- the gpr63 gene encoding probable G-protein coupled receptor 63, whose product MVRSTPVPLPEAGDANASLCCLVTGLLNLSAGPPTASAPMVPRSSPGPAAPTAGPPGVGLPLQVFFCFVMVAVLLLALLGNMVVCLMVYQRSAMRSAINILLASLAFADMMLAILNMPFALVTVVTTQWIFGDTFCRVSAMLFWFFVMEGVAVLLIISIDRFLIIVQKQDKLSPQRAKVLIVVTWGLSFIFSFPLAVGFPPLQIPPRAPQCVFGYSVEPGYHTYVLIILLAFFFLPFMVMLYTFMGILNTIRHNAIRIHSHPDSICLSQASKLGLLSLHRPFQMNVDMSFKTRAFTTILILFSVFTVCWAPFTAYSLVATFSDGFYRKDSFFQISTWVLWLCYLKSALNPLIYYWRIKKFRDACLDLMPKYFKFLPQLPGNTKRRIQPSAVYVCGEHRSVV is encoded by the coding sequence ATGGTCCGCTCCACTCCTGTTCCGCTCCCGGAGGCGGGGGACGCCAACGCCAGCCTCTGCTGCCTCGTTACGGGGCTGCTGAACCTCTCGGCGGGGCCGCCGACGGCGAGCGCGCCCATGGTCCCCCGGTCGTCCCCGGGGCCGGCGGCGCCGACGGCGGGTCCGCCGGGCGTCGGCCTCCCCCTGCAGGTCTTCTTTTGCTTCGTCATGGTCGCCGTCCTGCTTTTGGCTCTGCTGGGCAACATGGTGGTTTGCCTGATGGTGTACCAGAGGTCCGCCATGCGCTCGGCCATCAACATCCTGCTGGCGAGCCTGGCGTTCGCGGACATGATGCTGGCCATCCTGAACATGCCCTTCGCCCTGGTCACCGTGGTGACCACCCAGTGGATTTTCGGGGACACTTTCTGCCGCGTCTCAGCCATGCTCTTCTGGTTCTTTGTGATGGAGGGCGTGGCTGTGCTGCTTATAATAAGCATAGACCGCTTTCTTATTATTGTCCAGAAGCAGGATAAGCTGAGCCCACAGAGAGCTAAAGTGCTCATAGTGGTCACATGGGGACTCTCGTTCATTTTCTCTTTCCCCCTGGCGGTTGGTTTCCCTCCCTTACAGATCCCCCCCAGGGCCCCTCAGTGTGTATTTGGATACAGCGTGGAGCCTGGTTACCACACCTACGTGTTGATCATTTTGCTAGCCTTCTTCTTCCTGCCCTTCATGGTCATGCTGTACACATTCATGGGGATCCTGAACACCATCCGCCACAACGCCATCCGCATCCACAGCCACCCGGACAGCATCTGTCTGAGCCAGGCGAGCAAGCTGGGCCTGCTGAGCCTCCACAGGCCCTTCCAGATGAACGTGGACATGAGCTTCAAGACGCGTGCCTTCACCaccatcctcatcctcttctccgTGTTTACAGTGTGCTGGGCCCCCTTCACTGCTTATAGTCTGGTAGCTACCTTCAGTGACGGCTTCTACCGCAAAGACAGCTTTTTTCAAATCAGCACATGGGTCCTGTGGCTGTGCTACCTCAAGTCGGCCCTCAACCCCCTCATCTACTACTGGCGGATCAAGAAGTTCCGCGACGCCTGCCTGGATCTGATGCCCAAGTACTTCAAGTTTCTCCCGCAGCTGCCGGGCAACACGAAGAGGCGCATACAGCCGAGCGCGGTGTACGTGTGCGGAGAGCATCGCTCGGTGGTCTGA